The genomic window TCGTCTCGATCTCCGAGGGCAGCCGGCCCGCGTCGAGGCCGGCCGCCTGGTAGGCGGCGGGGACGCCGGACCGGGCCGACCAGTCGGACACGAGCTGCCCGAGCGCGGCGTCCAGGCCGATGTCGTCCAGGGACGTGGGCCGGAGCCGCATGGCCAGGGCGTGCACCTCCCGCCCCACCTCGTCGACGAGGCTCCGGGCGTCGGCCAGCTTCCCGCCCAGCGAGGGCGGGAGGGCCTCCGCGGTCTCGACCGCCTTCAGGGAGAGCATGAGGCCGGCGACGAGCTGGCCGATCGAGTCGTGCAGCTCGCGGGAGATGCGGAGTCGCTCCTCCTCCTGGGCGGCCGCGAGCCGGCGGGTCAGCTCGGCGCGCTGGGCCATGGCCTCGGCGAGGGCGGCCGTCCGCCTCGCCACCTGGTCCTCCAGCTCCTCGTTGGCCCGCCGGAGGGCCGCCTGGGCCTCCTTCAGGTCGGTCACGTCCACGCACACGCCGGCCAGCCGGAGGTCCCCGTCGGCCCCCTCGCCGGAGGCGTCGCCCTGGTCCCGCAGCCACCGGACGCCGCCGTCCGGGCGGACCACGCGGAATTCGACGCCCAGCGGCCGGCCCCGCCGTGCCGCCTCCTCGAACGCCTCGCGGGCGGGCCCGCGGTCGCCCGGGTCCATGCGGGCCAGGAAGTCCCCGAGCGGCCGGACGGTCTCCACGCGGTCCAGTCCGAGCAGGGCGTTGAGGTTCGCGTCGCGGCGGTGGGCGTCGCGCGCGACGTCCCAGGTCCACATCCCCATCCGCGACGCCGCGAGGGCCATCCGCAGCCGCGATTCGCCCCGGCGGAGCGCCTCCCGGACGCGGCGGCGCTCGAAGAAGTCTGCGGCCTCGCGGGCGAGGACGTCGAGCAGCCGCAGCTCCCTGGGGCCGGGGGTGTGCACCTCGCGCCAGTGCGTGGAGATCATCCCGACCAGTTGCCCGTCGCGGGTCGTCAGCGGCGTCGACTGCATGGCCACGATCCCGCTGAGCGCGAAATGCCGCAGGCTCTCCGCGCCCAAGGGGCTGCCGGCGGCGTGGGCGTCCGGCACGATCGCCCGCTCGCCGTGCCGGAGGGCCAACGCGCAGCTCGTGCCGGACCGGATCGAGACGGTGCGCCAGAACTCGGCCGAGTCGGGATGGAAGCCCCTCCAGCCGAGCAGGTGCAGCTCGCCGCTGCCGGCGTCGAACAGCTGGATGCTGCCGAAATCCGCGCGCAGGATCGCCATCGCGGCGTCGAGGATCTGCTCGTGCAGGTCCCCGCCCGCCTCGTCCTCGATCAGCAGGCTGCTGACCCGCTGGAGCGTCTTCGCGTCCTCCAGCTCGCGGGCGAGCTGCCGGCGGCTCTCGCGCAGGGCCGCCTGGGCCTCGGCGCGCTCGGCCGCGGCCCAGGTCCGCTCGGCGACCTCGCGCACCAGCTCGACCTCGGCGGCGGTCCACTCGCGGGGCCTCGCGCCATGCACGGCGAAGACCGCGACGTCCCGGCCCTGCTTGACGAGCGGCACGGTGACGGTCGAGCGGATCTCCGCCGCCAGCCAGGCCGCCCGCTGGGGGGCGCCGATCGTCGGGTCGGTCGAGGCGTCGGAGACCACGAGCGGCTCGCCCCGCCGCAGCCGCTCTCCGATGCCGCGGTCGGAGAAGGCGGAGTAGGACGCGCGCCCGGGGAACGGCGAGACCCGGCTCGCGTACTGGCCCCGGACGAGGCACTCCCGCGCATCGCCCTCCCCCTCGATCTCGGCGTACAGGGCCCGGTTCACGCCGAGGTGCTCGCCCAGCAGGCGGGACGCGGTCGTCAGGACCTCCGCCGGGTCGGCCAGCGGCCTCATCGCGTCGCTGAGCCGCAGGAGGAAGGCGTCCCGCTCCTCGCTCGCGCGGAGGACCTCCTCGGCCCGCCTGCGATCCGTCACGTCACGGGCGGCGCCGAACCACTCGACGATCTCGCCGCGGTCGTCCAGGATGGGGACCGCCCGGGAGTGCGTCCAGCCGACCGTCCCGTCCGCCCGGATGACGCGGTGCTCCAGGTCGAAGGGGCGCTTCCCCTCGATCGAATCCCGGATGGCCGCGAGGATGTGCGGCCGGTCCTCGGGGAGGATGTAGTCGTCGAGCCAGGACCGGCTCGGGCTCTCGGCGCGCGCCAGGAACCCGCCGCCGTCCTGCTCCCGCAGCTCGGTCCAGTCCGGGCTCATCCGGTACACCAGGTCCGACGAGGCCCTCACGAACGCCCGGTAGCGACTCTCGCTGTCCCGCAGCCTCTCCTCGGCCCGCCGCCGGTGGGCGTCCTGGCGGTCGCGTTCCCGCTCGGCCCGCACCTTGGCCGTGGTCTCGATGACCGTCAGGAAGACGCCGCCGATCCGGCCGTCGTCGTCGCGCGCGGGGCTATAGGTGAGCGTGAAGTAGGCATCCTCCAGGACACCCTGGCGGGCGAGCGGGATGAGCCGGTCCTCGAGGAGGACGGACTCGCCGCGGGCGAGCACCCGCTCGTAGATCGGGCCGTTGATGTGCCAGGCCTCGGGCCAGCACTCCCGGGTCGGCTGGCCCAGCGCGGCCGGATGCTTCCCGGCCGCGATCCGCGCGTAGCCGTCGTTGTAGATCTGGATCAGGTCCGGGCCCCAGAGGACGATCGAGGGCATCGGGTGGGCCAGCAGCAGGTCCACGATCGTCCGCAGGCTGCGCGGCCAGCCGGCCGGGGGCCCCAGGGGCGTCGCGGACCAGTCGAACGCGCGTACCCGCGCGGCCATCTCGCCGTCCCCCGCGGGGGGATGCGACGCCTCGTTCGCCTCGGTGTCGGGCGGTTCCATGGGCCGTCACCTCGCCCGGCCCGGCCCTCCGCCCGCGGGCGGGCGAGCAGATTCCGGTCCACGCCGGTGCATAGACGGAGTGTAACAGCCGGTGCCTCGGCGCGGATACGGGTCTCGACGGGGCCCCGCGTCACTGGGCCGCGGAGACCGAGCCCATCGGGCTGCCGCGGATGGTCATGCCCTCGGGGAGGGGCCGGCCGGCGACGCTGAAGCCGCGGTCGGTGAGCTCGGCGCGGAGGGCGCGGAAGAGCGGGAAGCTGTCGGGGTAGACCCAGAAGGTGACCACCGAGCGGCCCGCCGTGAGGCGGTTGACCGCCTGGGCGTAGGCGGAGATCGGGTTCCGCGTCGCCTCGTAGGCCTCGCCCCGGGACTCGTGCTCGGGCACGACCTCCCAGCCCTTCAGGTCGAAGCGGATGCTCTGCCGCTCGATCAGCTCGTCGATGCCCGTCCCGGCCCGGCCCAGCACGTAGGCCAGCGAGAACGAGCCGACCGGCCCCACCTGCGACTGGATCAGGCCCGTCCGGTCGGCCATCCGGATCCGGAGCTGGGCGTCGGCCTTGGCCAGGTCCAGCAGCCGCTCCAGGTTGATGAAGCTGATCCGGTTGCGGCGGAGCTCGAAGTGGAACTCGTCGCCGGCCGCCGGCCTCGCCACCGGGCTCTTGGTCAGGATCGAGGTCGCCTTCGGGCGCGGCAGGGCCCGCAGGGCGGCGACCTCTTTCCTCAGCTTGTCCACGTCCGCGCGGAGGAAGCCGCCGCGGGCGGCGACCTGGGTGATCCTCGTGGACGGGTCCTTGATCCGCGAGGCCAGCTTGCGCGCGTTCGCCGCGTCGAGCGCCGCCTGGTTCGCCGCGGCCTGGAGCCGGCCCGCGGCGTCCTTCGCGCGGGCCTCGGCCCGGGCGCGGTCGCGGCTCGCGGCGTCGAGGGCCGCCGTGGCGCGGGCCACCGCGGCGATGTCCAGCGGCGGCGCCGGGGCCGGGGCCGGGGCCGGCGCCGGGGGCGCGGCCGCCGGGGGCTGGGGCGGGGCGTCGGACGGCGGCGGGGCCTCCTTCGCGGGCGGCACGACGACCACTTGCGCGGACGGCTCGGGCCGGTCCGGGGGCGCCTCGACGGCCGCCGGCGGGTGGAATCGCTCCCGGAGCCGGGCGTGGGCGGTCAGGCCCGCGACGATCGCGAGCAGGCTGGCCACGGTCGCCAGGGGGCGGAGGCGGTCGTATCGCGATGGGACCATCGACGCCATCCTCTTTTCACCTCAAGGGCCACGACGGGATCCGATCACCAGTCCTGCGGTTCCATCAGCCGCGGGCCCTGCTGGTCGCCGGTCACCTGGAGGGACATCGGCCAGCCCAGGCCGGAGAACAGGATCTGCTTGCGGGCCGCCCAGAAGGTGTCGCTGCCGTTCCCCTCGACGAGGAACTTGACCCGGGGCTTGGGGCGGATCAGCGGGTCCGCGGCCGCCCGCTGGTTGGCGACGGCCAGGAGCTGCCGCACCAGCAGGCTGTCCTTCCTGCGGTCCTTGATCGAGCCGGCGGTGATCCGATAGCCGCCGGGGTGGATCACCAGCCCGTCCGGCTCGCAGGCCACCGTGATCTCGAACGGCACCTCGATCGGCTTCGACGGCCCTTCCGGGATCCGCCCCTTCGCCGAGGGCATGAAGTCGGGCTCGCCGTCGGCCTTGCCCGGGCTGCCCGACGACGACCCCGGCGAGCCCTGGCCAGCGTCCGACGAGCCGAAGACGAGCCCGCCCATCGAGGGCGTCGCGCCGCCCGACGAGGAGGGCGGGGGGCCCGAGCCCAGGCTCGACCCCAGCGACACCCCCAGTCCCGAGGGCGGGGCCGACGGGCCGGCGGTCCCGGTCGAGCCCTTCACCCCGCCGGACGAGCCGGCGGGGGCGGAGGCCGCCGACGTCCCGGCCGGGCCCTCGGCCGCGCCGCCCCCCGCGTCCGGCTTGCCGACCCTCGCCGGGCTCCCGCCGGACGCGGCCGCCGGGGCGGTCGGCGACGACGGCGGCTTCCCGGATCCCGCCTGCCATTCGAGCCCGCCGGGCTCGTCGCCCGAGGGCCCGGAGCCCGGCTTCGCAGGGTCTCCGATCGTCTCGCCCCGGGGCCGCCCGCGGCCCCCGGCCGCCGGGCTCCCGCCCTCCGCCCCGCCGTCCGGGCCGTCCAGCACGAGCGGCTCCGGCGCCGGTATTGACGAGGTGCCGGCGGATGCCGAGGAGCTTGAAGGTGGTGCGACCCCCGACGGCGAGCCCGATCCCGATGCGCCAGCCCGGGACCCGCCGAGGCCCCCCCCGCCGGCCGTGCCACCCCCGCCGCCGGGCGTCGCGGGCGAGTCGTCTGCGGCTTCCAGGTCCGGGACCACCTTCCAGCCCTTCTGGCGGAGGTCGTCCTCGGAGCCGGCCCCCGTCCCGCCGCCCAGGCGCGGGTCGATCCGGCCGGTCGACTTCGAGCCCCGCGAGGCGGCGGTCCAGTCCTCGACGGCCTGGCCGAGCTTCTTCCGCGCGCCGTCGCCAGCACCGGCGATCCCCGCGCCGGGGGGATTGGTGCCCTTGATCCCGCGGGGGCCGGTGAAGCCGCCCCCGCCCGCCCCCGCCTGATCGTCGGGCGGGCCCCCGCCGATCCCTCCGCCCCGGCGGTCCTTCGCGACGGTGCCGTCGGGCTCGAACATGCCGCCACGCGGGGCGGCGATCGGCGAGCGAGGCGTGCGCCTCGGCCCCGCGACGGGCCCGCCGCCGAGCCCGTCCGGACCGTCGGTCGCCCCGGTGCCGGCCGAGGGCCGCGAGCCCCTCGCGCTCGGCCGGGGCCAGACGAAGGCCTCCGGCGAGTCGTCGTCGGCGCCTCCGGCCCCGCCCTTCGCCTCGCCGGTGCCCCCGCGGGCGGCCAGGCCTCCCGGGCCGGGGCCCTCGCCGTCGCGGCCGCCGCCGGGCCAGTTCAGGCCGACGTCGCCGCCGTCCGGGCGGGCCGAGTCCGCGCCGCGGTCGGTTCGCGCCAGGCCGTTGCCGGCCGGGCCCGCCCCCTTGCGGCCCTTCGCGTCCTTGCCGTCGGGGGCGGCCTCGAGCGGCTCCTCGAGCGGGATCGTGCCGTCCCAGGTGCGGACGTCATCGAAATCCGGCACGTCGATCTTCATGTCCTGCTCGACGAGCTCGTAGCCGAAGGCCATCCCGAGCGGCTCCAGCCGGGCGCGGACCTCGTAGTAGGGGCGGATGCCGTCGGGCCGGACCAGGAAGACGAAGTACGGCACCACTGGCGCGCCGTCGGGCGAATCCGAGCCCTGGACCTTCAGCAGCTCGCGGGCGATGGCCAGGATCACCGGGCTGGACCGGGGGTTGATCATCGAGGCGAGGTCGAGCATCGAGAAGACCGGGCCGTTCGGCCGCATGGCCACGGTGCCGTTGACGCATTCCAGGACGATCGGCCGCCGCCAGCTCCCGTTCGGCCCCTTGTACGGGAGCACGGCGTACGAGCCCTCATGCTGCCGGCCCTTCACGACCGCCGCCTTCAGGGCGTCGCGCTCCCGGGCCAGGACGTCCCGCTCGAACGCGAGGGCGTCCACCTGCTGGTCGATCTTCCTGACCCGGTCGGCGATCGAGGCCACCTGCTGGCTGACGAGCAGCTCCCGGCGCTTCCAGCGGCCCGATTCGGCGAGGGCGTTCGCGATGGCCCGCTCGCTGGCGTCGGCCTTCGCGTCGGCCTCCTTCGCCGCGGCCATCTCCCGGGCGGTGGCGTCCGCGACGGCCGCGAGCTTCGCCTTCGTCGGATCCTCCGGCGGGGCGGCCGGGGCCGGCGGCGGCTGGATCGCGGGGACGTCCTCCGGCTTCGGCCTCGCCGCGACGGCCGGCGGCGGCGTGCCCGGCGCCGGCGGCGAGGCGGCCGGCGCGGGCTTCGCGGCCTCGGCCACCCGCTCGGCCTCGATTCGCGCCTTCTCCCGGGCGTCCCTGGCCGCATCGCGGTGGATCGTCACCACGAGGTTGAGCGCCCCGGCCAGGCTCGCCAGGAACAGCGCCACCAGCGCCCTCTCGGCCCAGACTGACCCCGGCTGCCGCATCAACCCGGCCTCCGCCCCTGACCCTGCCCGCCCAGCCCCCCACACCACGAGGATGATGGAGTGGCCCCGGGCGCAGCGCCGCGCGTCATGCGCGGCGTGTCACCAACATCGGTCGTGAGGGATGGGGGTCTTGAATCGGAAGGGTGAGCCGTCTGGGCATTGAGGCGAGGTCGGTACCCTACGACAGGGGGAGCCCGTCAACTCGAGAGGTTGCGGAAGGGCGCTCGCGCCGGTTCAAGAATGCCTCCGACCTTTGTACTCCTAACATTTCGCGAATGTGGTGCATGATTCGAGCGATGGAGTTCCCCTCGCTGGAGTTGAAATTTGCTCTCCGATCAGGGCATCGAGTCGGAATTGAGCCATGCGTATCTGCACGCGGTGGCAAGCCGGGCAGGCTTCGCGTGCGAGGTCTCGGGCCGGCATCTCAATAACGCGGCCGTAGACGCGGTCGTCCGCGAGGACGGACGCCGGCTCGATCCGAGTTCGGTCCTCACCTCGTTCGACCACCACGTGCAGGCCAAGGCCACCGCGATTCGGCCCATCGAGCATGCCGGCTCTTATTCCCGCAGGCTGCCGCTCAACCAGTACAATAGGCATGAGGAGCATGCGGGTGTATTCGCCTCGCGTGCTGGTCGTCCTCTATCTGCCCATTTCTCCGTCCCGATGGCTTGAGCATGTCGAGGGCTCGCTGGTGATGCGGGGATCTGCGTATTGGGTGAGCTTGAGGGGGGCGCCGGCCAGCGACAATCGATCGTCTCGGACCTTTCGCATACCCAGGCATCAGGTACTCTCCGTCGAGGGCCTCACGGGGCTGATGACGCGAGCGTCGCGGAGGGAGGAGATCCTCTATGAGTCGCGGATCGCAGGCGCTGGACCTGGCAAATCGCGTGAGGACGCCGGCCATTGAGAGGTATGCCGAGGGATTGGGATGGACGCGAGTCCCGGCGATCGGCGGATCGATCGCCGTCTATGAGCGGCCGGATTCTCCCCTGCATCAGTTGATCGTCCCGCTCGATGAGAGCTACGACGATTACGGCGAGACGGTCCTCGAAGCGGCCAGGAAACTCGCGGCATTCGAGGGGAAGCCTCTCGCGGAGGTGCTGGCTCTCCTCGTCAAGCCCTCCGAAGGGAGACGGAAGCCCGCGACGCGTGTCGTGCCGGCGGTCCCGAGTCCGTGACCGGAACAGGCGGATCGACCTGGGGCGTCCGGATGGGCGCGCTTCGGCCTCGCAGTCCGGCTCATCATCGCGGACGGTCCTCGCTCCGCCCCGTTGCCGGGCCCGCCTACGTCCTATGCGGGCCGATCGGCCTGGGATGAGGCTTCAGAACCAGGACAGGATCTCTCCATCCTCGTCGAGCTGAACCTCGACCCCGTGTTCTTCGTCCCAGGACGCGTCGAAGTGGATCACGGTGTGGACCGGCTGCTCGAAGTGACGGGTCAGCACGATCGTCCCGCCCTCGACGGCCGCCAGGATCTTCCCCGCGGAGAACTCGCCGTCATCCCCCTCGAACGCCGCACGGTCGTCGGCGGGGAGGTGGCCC from Aquisphaera giovannonii includes these protein-coding regions:
- a CDS encoding PAS domain-containing protein, whose amino-acid sequence is MEPPDTEANEASHPPAGDGEMAARVRAFDWSATPLGPPAGWPRSLRTIVDLLLAHPMPSIVLWGPDLIQIYNDGYARIAAGKHPAALGQPTRECWPEAWHINGPIYERVLARGESVLLEDRLIPLARQGVLEDAYFTLTYSPARDDDGRIGGVFLTVIETTAKVRAERERDRQDAHRRRAEERLRDSESRYRAFVRASSDLVYRMSPDWTELREQDGGGFLARAESPSRSWLDDYILPEDRPHILAAIRDSIEGKRPFDLEHRVIRADGTVGWTHSRAVPILDDRGEIVEWFGAARDVTDRRRAEEVLRASEERDAFLLRLSDAMRPLADPAEVLTTASRLLGEHLGVNRALYAEIEGEGDARECLVRGQYASRVSPFPGRASYSAFSDRGIGERLRRGEPLVVSDASTDPTIGAPQRAAWLAAEIRSTVTVPLVKQGRDVAVFAVHGARPREWTAAEVELVREVAERTWAAAERAEAQAALRESRRQLARELEDAKTLQRVSSLLIEDEAGGDLHEQILDAAMAILRADFGSIQLFDAGSGELHLLGWRGFHPDSAEFWRTVSIRSGTSCALALRHGERAIVPDAHAAGSPLGAESLRHFALSGIVAMQSTPLTTRDGQLVGMISTHWREVHTPGPRELRLLDVLAREAADFFERRRVREALRRGESRLRMALAASRMGMWTWDVARDAHRRDANLNALLGLDRVETVRPLGDFLARMDPGDRGPAREAFEEAARRGRPLGVEFRVVRPDGGVRWLRDQGDASGEGADGDLRLAGVCVDVTDLKEAQAALRRANEELEDQVARRTAALAEAMAQRAELTRRLAAAQEEERLRISRELHDSIGQLVAGLMLSLKAVETAEALPPSLGGKLADARSLVDEVGREVHALAMRLRPTSLDDIGLDAALGQLVSDWSARSGVPAAYQAAGLDAGRLPSEIETTVYRIVQEALTNATKHAGAGRVSVVVTRTAGHVTAVVEDDGAGFDPDATQGGRLGLAGMRERADLVGGELLVESGPGSGTVIVVRIPAPGDDGR
- a CDS encoding DUF4365 domain-containing protein produces the protein MRVYSPRVLVVLYLPISPSRWLEHVEGSLVMRGSAYWVSLRGAPASDNRSSRTFRIPRHQVLSVEGLTGLMTRASRREEILYESRIAGAGPGKSREDAGH